From a region of the Pongo pygmaeus isolate AG05252 chromosome 5, NHGRI_mPonPyg2-v2.0_pri, whole genome shotgun sequence genome:
- the LOC129038498 gene encoding large ribosomal subunit protein uL24: MKFNPFVTSDRSKNRKRHFNAPSHIRRKIMSSPLSKELRQKYNVRSMPIRKDDEVQVVRGHYKGQQIGKVVQVYRKKYVIYIERVQREKANGTTVHVGIHPSKVVITRLKLDKDRKKILERKAKSRQVGKEKGKYKEETIEKMQE; encoded by the coding sequence ATGAAGTTTAATCCCTTTGTGACTTCCGACCGGAGCAAGAATCGCAAAAGGCATTTCAATGCACCTTCCCACATTCGAAGGAAGATTATGTCTTCTCCTCTTTCCAAAGAGCTGAGACAGAAATACAATGTGCGATCCATGCCCATCCGAAAGGATGATGAAGTTCAGGTTGTACGTGGACACTATAAAGGTCAGCAAATTGGCAAAGTAGTCCAGGTTTACAGGAAGAAATATGTTATCTACATTGAACGGGTGCAGCGGGAAAAGGCTAATGGCACAACTGTCCACGTAGGCATTCACCCCAGCAAGGTGGTTATCACTAGGCTAAAACTGGACAAAGACCGCAAAAAGATTCTTGAACGGAAAGCCAAATCTCGCCAAGTAGGAAAGGAAAAGGGCAAATACAAGGAAGAAACAATTGAGAAGATGCAGGAATAA